The nucleotide sequence ATAAATTTGCATTATGCGTGATTTAAATTTTCCCAAGTTTGAATTCCGTTTCAAAATTAATGAAAATAAACGGTTCATTTTTGATGAAATCAGGAAAAAATACGTTTTATTAACCCCAGAAGAATGGGTACGGCAGCATGTGGTGCGGTTTTTAATTGATGTTAAAAATTATCCAAAATCGTATATAAATGTTGAAAAAGTAGTGAAAATCAACAATATGAATAAGCGTTACGACGTTGTTGTATTTGCACCCAACGGAAGTATTTTTTTGCTGGTGGAATGTAAAGA is from Paenimyroides aestuarii and encodes:
- a CDS encoding type I restriction enzyme HsdR N-terminal domain-containing protein: MRDLNFPKFEFRFKINENKRFIFDEIRKKYVLLTPEEWVRQHVVRFLIDVKNYPKSYINVEKVVKINNMNKRYDVVVFAPNGSIFLLVECKEPNVKINQTVFDQIARYNLSLNAAFLMVTNGLNHYYCKLDYKNSKYQFLADLP